The Flavobacterium sp. HJ-32-4 genome contains a region encoding:
- a CDS encoding DNA cytosine methyltransferase, whose protein sequence is MSFNYIDLFAGAGGLSEGFKAQGFNPVAHVEIDTAACFTLKTRAAYHHLKENNSFSTYCEYLRGEISRQTLYGFLPNEVSTSIINKGIGPENNLDIFKQIDNQISNLKRKEIDLIVGGPPCQAYSLVGRARSEDNMKGDSRNFLYVQYAAFLERYQPKMFVFENVIGLLSAGKGIYLENMRKLFSKKGYEIEIFRVNAENFGVLQKRRRLIIVGWKKDLVPLLPNLESLTSNMFAFVNDVFNDLSRLKAGEGSERFINYSSRPSTYLTEARIRNGLDFVTQHIARPHSDQDKEIYKYAVDKWETKMERLNYNDLPEKLKTHVNRTSFTDRFKVVAHNLRSSHTVVAHIAKDGHYYIHNDFEQNRSISVREAARLQSFPDDYFFEGVKEGMNRTAAFKQIGNAVPPLMARKIAAAIHNIL, encoded by the coding sequence ATGAGCTTTAATTACATTGATTTATTTGCGGGAGCCGGAGGTTTGTCCGAAGGATTCAAGGCTCAAGGATTTAACCCTGTTGCCCACGTAGAAATAGATACGGCTGCCTGTTTTACTTTAAAAACAAGAGCGGCCTATCACCATTTAAAAGAGAACAATTCTTTTAGTACTTATTGCGAATACCTTCGAGGCGAGATAAGCCGCCAAACGTTATACGGGTTTTTACCTAATGAAGTTTCAACGAGCATAATCAATAAAGGTATCGGGCCGGAGAATAATCTCGATATTTTTAAACAGATCGATAACCAAATTTCTAACCTAAAAAGGAAGGAAATTGATTTAATTGTTGGAGGGCCGCCATGCCAAGCCTATTCCCTTGTCGGGAGGGCCAGATCTGAAGATAATATGAAAGGAGATAGCAGAAATTTCCTTTATGTTCAGTATGCCGCTTTTCTGGAACGCTACCAGCCAAAAATGTTTGTTTTTGAGAACGTAATTGGACTATTATCCGCAGGAAAAGGCATTTATCTTGAGAATATGCGCAAACTTTTTTCGAAGAAAGGCTACGAGATCGAAATCTTCAGGGTAAATGCTGAGAACTTTGGCGTGTTGCAAAAGCGCAGGCGTCTTATCATCGTAGGATGGAAAAAGGACTTGGTGCCCTTATTACCTAACCTCGAATCTCTGACGTCAAACATGTTTGCATTTGTTAATGATGTGTTCAATGACCTTAGTAGGTTGAAGGCGGGCGAAGGCTCAGAAAGATTTATAAATTATAGCTCTCGACCATCTACGTATTTGACGGAAGCACGCATCAGAAATGGACTTGACTTTGTCACGCAGCACATTGCAAGACCTCATAGCGATCAAGACAAGGAAATTTACAAATACGCGGTTGACAAATGGGAAACCAAGATGGAAAGGCTCAACTATAATGATTTGCCTGAAAAATTGAAGACTCACGTGAATCGTACGTCCTTTACCGATCGATTCAAAGTTGTTGCCCATAACCTGCGGTCTTCGCATACAGTTGTAGCGCATATTGCAAAAGATGGTCATTATTATATTCACAATGATTTCGAACAGAACCGTTCGATATCAGTAAGAGAAGCTGCCCGTTTGCAATCATTTCCGGATGATTACTTTTTTGAAGGCGTCAAGGAGGGAATGAATAGGACAGCAGCATTTAAACAAATTGGAAATGCAGTTCCTCCATTGATGGCGAGAAAAATAGCTGCAGCAATTCACAATATACTATAG
- a CDS encoding very short patch repair endonuclease, protein MDVHSREQRSRNMAAIKSSGTKAEIQLGRALWSQGYRYRKNNKTVIGKPDFTFKRRRIAIFVDSEFFHGKDFQTKKKPKTNAEFWDKKIKRNIARDLEVNRYLTEQGGSYYDSGPLKLKRTLQV, encoded by the coding sequence ATGGATGTGCATTCTCGTGAACAGAGGTCTAGAAATATGGCTGCGATAAAATCGTCAGGCACAAAGGCAGAAATTCAACTCGGAAGAGCCTTGTGGTCGCAGGGATATAGATATAGGAAGAATAATAAAACTGTTATCGGTAAACCTGATTTTACTTTCAAGAGACGAAGAATAGCGATTTTTGTAGATTCGGAGTTTTTTCACGGAAAAGACTTCCAGACGAAGAAGAAACCAAAAACAAATGCTGAGTTTTGGGATAAAAAGATAAAACGAAATATCGCTCGGGACCTCGAGGTAAATCGCTATTTGACCGAGCAGGGGGGATCGTACTACGATTCTGGTCCGCTGAAATTAAAAAGGACCTTACAGGTGTAA
- a CDS encoding HNH endonuclease, whose product MKKISSDLPALKAKLESLLGNFEKELESDDLRRKVKSIIPIFHLLRDTGKSLIPKTTASSARDRILFYFKKYPRVVISGDELLVVSGIQEYARRIRELRVQFGWSIITGMTAKEMAQEDDLTIDKQALAAMKPDDYLLLSDEQDRDAALRWNIANDIRKRPDGVKMKLLEYLKANVGKPVTGEELRYVANNATEWARRVRELRTEEGWSVVSKSSGRPDLPIGTYVLESDRQSPTHDRRIPDSVRSNTLRRDNYTCQNCGWTQEEWNRSDPRHLELHHIISHKTKGANTEENLITLCTVCHDEVHRKEKG is encoded by the coding sequence ATGAAGAAAATCAGCAGTGACCTCCCGGCTCTGAAAGCGAAGTTGGAATCGCTTTTGGGTAATTTTGAAAAAGAACTCGAAAGCGACGACTTGAGAAGAAAAGTGAAGTCGATTATCCCGATATTTCATTTATTGCGGGATACCGGCAAATCCCTAATTCCGAAAACTACCGCGTCGAGCGCTCGGGATCGTATCTTGTTCTATTTTAAAAAGTACCCGCGGGTGGTTATAAGTGGTGATGAACTTTTAGTGGTTTCCGGCATTCAGGAGTATGCCCGCCGCATACGGGAACTGAGAGTTCAATTTGGATGGTCGATCATAACCGGGATGACAGCAAAAGAAATGGCTCAGGAGGACGACCTGACCATTGATAAACAAGCGCTGGCTGCCATGAAACCCGACGACTACCTTCTTTTATCGGATGAACAAGACCGTGATGCGGCCCTGCGTTGGAATATTGCAAACGATATCCGAAAGCGTCCTGATGGCGTGAAGATGAAGTTGTTGGAATATCTCAAGGCAAACGTGGGGAAGCCGGTGACAGGCGAGGAATTGAGGTATGTGGCCAATAACGCTACGGAGTGGGCCCGACGCGTGAGAGAATTGCGCACGGAGGAAGGCTGGAGCGTCGTGAGTAAGAGTTCCGGCAGGCCTGACCTACCCATTGGCACCTATGTCTTGGAGTCTGACAGGCAAAGCCCTACACACGACCGCCGCATTCCGGACAGCGTCCGCAGCAATACCCTGCGGCGAGACAACTATACGTGCCAAAATTGCGGCTGGACTCAGGAAGAATGGAATCGTTCTGACCCGAGGCATCTGGAGCTGCATCACATCATATCGCATAAAACCAAAGGAGCTAACACGGAAGAAAACCTGATCACTTTATGCACGGTTTGTCATGATGAAGTGCACAGGAAGGAGAAAGGGTAG
- a CDS encoding DNA cytosine methyltransferase, giving the protein MLRTDYLPIPTLESILLEDEFLYYSRKSKDADDRKEYKLIDLFCGAGGMTLGFTRAFGHNFKPIWANDYNKESVETYNKNFGNHCIEGDIVEILSDPNTKIPKADIVIGGPPCQGFSLLNRNRQGDPRRELWRPFLEVVRRSEAKLFIIENVPQLLGSQEHADIIETAEAMGFRLASGKLMAADYGVPQKRTRAFIIGVQNIDPTMAFPPRKTHYNPDGPKGQAPDLFMPQMERWQTVRDAIYDLAPPDGTNVSEVRPPMNLHFGRTPTPLSIRRYHAIPLEGMNRFDLQKNAPDITPDCWIRKTTGGTDLFGRLWWDRPAVTIRTEFFKPEKGRYLHPEQHRPITHREAARLQSFPDSFVFAGSKIEIAKQIGNAVPPVLAARIADVAYVLLKHFHEENQQ; this is encoded by the coding sequence ATGCTCCGTACCGACTATTTACCCATACCAACTTTAGAGAGTATCCTCTTAGAGGACGAGTTCCTTTATTACTCCCGGAAGTCAAAGGATGCGGACGACAGGAAAGAATACAAACTAATCGATCTATTCTGTGGTGCCGGGGGGATGACATTGGGTTTCACAAGAGCATTTGGACATAATTTTAAACCTATTTGGGCGAATGATTACAACAAAGAATCTGTTGAAACTTACAACAAGAACTTTGGAAACCACTGCATAGAGGGAGACATAGTAGAAATTCTGTCCGATCCAAATACGAAGATTCCAAAGGCTGATATTGTAATTGGTGGTCCTCCTTGTCAGGGTTTTAGTTTGTTAAACAGAAATCGGCAGGGGGATCCGCGACGCGAATTGTGGAGGCCATTTCTAGAGGTTGTGCGACGTAGTGAAGCGAAATTATTTATCATAGAGAATGTACCCCAGCTTCTTGGTTCACAAGAACATGCGGACATTATCGAGACCGCGGAAGCAATGGGATTCAGGCTCGCTTCTGGGAAATTAATGGCTGCTGATTATGGCGTTCCCCAAAAACGTACGCGGGCGTTTATCATCGGTGTACAGAACATCGACCCAACAATGGCATTCCCGCCGCGTAAAACGCACTATAATCCAGATGGGCCGAAGGGTCAGGCTCCGGATTTGTTTATGCCTCAAATGGAGAGATGGCAAACCGTGCGCGACGCCATTTACGATCTAGCTCCGCCAGACGGAACAAATGTTTCGGAGGTACGACCACCGATGAACCTACATTTCGGCCGGACGCCTACCCCATTGAGCATCCGTCGTTATCATGCAATTCCTCTTGAGGGAATGAATCGATTTGATTTACAAAAAAATGCCCCCGATATTACGCCAGACTGTTGGATCCGCAAAACTACCGGAGGAACCGATTTATTTGGAAGACTCTGGTGGGATCGTCCGGCGGTTACTATCCGCACGGAGTTTTTCAAACCTGAAAAGGGAAGATACCTCCACCCTGAGCAGCACCGCCCTATTACACACAGGGAAGCAGCCCGTTTACAGAGCTTCCCCGACTCGTTCGTATTTGCCGGCAGTAAGATTGAAATAGCGAAACAGATAGGCAACGCCGTGCCACCCGTACTGGCCGCCCGAATCGCCGATGTAGCATACGTTTTACTGAAACACTTCCATGAAGAAAATCAGCAGTGA